The following proteins are encoded in a genomic region of Channa argus isolate prfri chromosome 3, Channa argus male v1.0, whole genome shotgun sequence:
- the pus10 gene encoding putative tRNA pseudouridine synthase Pus10 isoform X2 gives MLPLKEKDKPIIQKLLLAGCCARCILRFCCVSVHAAYRQSQPNTLQELKAFISNTENSTFPQSAEKTESCDAAVSDPPSKKAKLEPSETDEGAAASAAVEPKDEESRVCVVCLGVLQELCDPSQAVKIAEAVKAGNYEFDTLVLSVSLPAQLCVREHSCWLHVKKEVREKGLVLDKDDVVQVKEAFKWIMQGLVAKELGGVAVVTKSAFEVGVEFTHPETDADCHFLASACPDCFKPTKSKQSVFTRMAVVKALEKISDAKFLKHYPCPPAQPTTGCTSQDVQCLHVSVFVAGRYNKFCRSLPQTPWVIDGERRMESSVEELIAAPILSAFRASGFNFSSSGREDVDVRTLGNGRPFATELLNPHKSRFSRVEMKQLQETINKSSDKIRVRDLQIVTREAMSRMKEGEEEKTKSYTALVWTQKPIQREDIVFIDDIKDLTLDQKTPLRVLHRRALAVRQRVIHSMNARFLDSHHFYLGLKTQAGTYIKEFVHGDFGRTKPNLCQLLKTDTDILELDVESVDVDWPPAIPE, from the exons ATGCTGCCACTGAAGGAAAAGGACAAACCGATCATCCAGAAGCTGCTGTTGGCAGGCTGCTGTGCTCGCTGCATCCTCAGGTTCTGCTGCGTGAGCGTTCACGCTGCCTACAGACAATCACAACCG AACACACTCCAGGAACTTAAGGCTTTCATCAGCAATACAGAAAACAGTACATTTCCACAATCAGCAGAAAAAACTGAATCCTGTGATGCAGCAGTATCAGATCCACCCAGTAAAAAAGCTAAACTGGAGCCCAGTGAGACAGACGAaggtgctgctgcttctgctgctgtggAACCGAAGGATGAGGAGTCCCgcgtgtgtgtggtgtgtctgGGGGTCTTACAGGAACTGTGTGACCCGTCTCAGGCTGTAAAG ATTGCTGAGGCTGTGAAGGCCGGAAACTATGAGTTTGACACACTGgtgctgtctgtgtctctgcctGCTCAGCTGTGTGTCCGCgag CACTCGTGTTGGCTCCACGTGAAAAAGGAAGTAAG AGAGAAGGGCTTGGTGCTCGACAAGGATGACGTCGTCCAGGTGAAGGAGGCCTTCAAGTGGATCATGCAGGGCCTGGTCGCCAAGGAGCTGGGTGGAGTTGCTGTGGTTACCAAG AGTGCGTTTGAAGTCGGTGTGGAGTTCACTCATCCAGAGACGGACGCCGACTGCCACTTTCT TGCATCAGCGTGTCCTGACTGCTTCAAACCAACCAAGAGCAAACAG TCGGTGTTCACCAGGATGGCAGTGGTTAAAGCTCTGGAAAAGATATCTGATGCCAAATTTCTTAA ACACTACCCTTGTCCTCCAGCACAGCCGACCACAGGCTGCACCTCTCAGGATGTCCAGTGTCTCCACGTGTCGGTCTTTGTAGCAG GGAGATACAACAAGTTCTGCCGCAGCCTGCCTCAGACTCCCTGGGTGATCgatggagagaggaggatggagtCCTCAGTGGAGGAGCTGATTGCAGCGCCCATCCTGTCGGCCTTCAGAGCCAGTG GTTTTAATTTCTCGTCCTCTGGCAGAGAGGACGTGGATGTCCGGACTCTTGGAAACG GTCGCCCATTTGCAACGGAGCTGCTGAATCCTCACAAATCCAGATTCAGCAGAGTGGAGATGAAGCAGCTACAGGAG ACCATTAACAAATCTTCAGACAAAATCCGAGTGAGAGACCTGCAGATTGTTACCAG AGAGGCCATGAGTCGGATGAAGGAGGGCGAGGAGGAGAAGACCAAGTCCTACACGGCGCTGGTCTGGACCCAGAAACCCATTCAGAGAGAAGACATTGTCTTCATTGATGACATCAAg GATCTAACTCTGGATCAGAAGACTCCTCTCAGGGTTTTGCACCGCCGTGCGCTTGCCGTCCGACAGCGAGTCATCCACAGCATGAACGCCCGATTCCTGGACTCTCATCACTTCTACCTGGGATTGAAGACACAGGCCGGGAC TTATATCAAAGAGTTTGTCCATGGAGACTTTGGCCGCACTAAACCCAACCTGTGCCAGCTGCTGAAGACGGACACAGACATCCTGGAGCTGGACGTGGAG TCTGTGGATGTGGACTGGCCTCCCGCCATACCAGAGTGA
- the pus10 gene encoding putative tRNA pseudouridine synthase Pus10 isoform X1, whose translation MRGLSSAVMLPLKEKDKPIIQKLLLAGCCARCILRFCCVSVHAAYRQSQPNTLQELKAFISNTENSTFPQSAEKTESCDAAVSDPPSKKAKLEPSETDEGAAASAAVEPKDEESRVCVVCLGVLQELCDPSQAVKIAEAVKAGNYEFDTLVLSVSLPAQLCVREHSCWLHVKKEVREKGLVLDKDDVVQVKEAFKWIMQGLVAKELGGVAVVTKSAFEVGVEFTHPETDADCHFLASACPDCFKPTKSKQSVFTRMAVVKALEKISDAKFLKHYPCPPAQPTTGCTSQDVQCLHVSVFVAGRYNKFCRSLPQTPWVIDGERRMESSVEELIAAPILSAFRASGFNFSSSGREDVDVRTLGNGRPFATELLNPHKSRFSRVEMKQLQETINKSSDKIRVRDLQIVTREAMSRMKEGEEEKTKSYTALVWTQKPIQREDIVFIDDIKDLTLDQKTPLRVLHRRALAVRQRVIHSMNARFLDSHHFYLGLKTQAGTYIKEFVHGDFGRTKPNLCQLLKTDTDILELDVESVDVDWPPAIPE comes from the exons ATGCG AGGTCTGTCTTCTGCAGTCATGCTGCCACTGAAGGAAAAGGACAAACCGATCATCCAGAAGCTGCTGTTGGCAGGCTGCTGTGCTCGCTGCATCCTCAGGTTCTGCTGCGTGAGCGTTCACGCTGCCTACAGACAATCACAACCG AACACACTCCAGGAACTTAAGGCTTTCATCAGCAATACAGAAAACAGTACATTTCCACAATCAGCAGAAAAAACTGAATCCTGTGATGCAGCAGTATCAGATCCACCCAGTAAAAAAGCTAAACTGGAGCCCAGTGAGACAGACGAaggtgctgctgcttctgctgctgtggAACCGAAGGATGAGGAGTCCCgcgtgtgtgtggtgtgtctgGGGGTCTTACAGGAACTGTGTGACCCGTCTCAGGCTGTAAAG ATTGCTGAGGCTGTGAAGGCCGGAAACTATGAGTTTGACACACTGgtgctgtctgtgtctctgcctGCTCAGCTGTGTGTCCGCgag CACTCGTGTTGGCTCCACGTGAAAAAGGAAGTAAG AGAGAAGGGCTTGGTGCTCGACAAGGATGACGTCGTCCAGGTGAAGGAGGCCTTCAAGTGGATCATGCAGGGCCTGGTCGCCAAGGAGCTGGGTGGAGTTGCTGTGGTTACCAAG AGTGCGTTTGAAGTCGGTGTGGAGTTCACTCATCCAGAGACGGACGCCGACTGCCACTTTCT TGCATCAGCGTGTCCTGACTGCTTCAAACCAACCAAGAGCAAACAG TCGGTGTTCACCAGGATGGCAGTGGTTAAAGCTCTGGAAAAGATATCTGATGCCAAATTTCTTAA ACACTACCCTTGTCCTCCAGCACAGCCGACCACAGGCTGCACCTCTCAGGATGTCCAGTGTCTCCACGTGTCGGTCTTTGTAGCAG GGAGATACAACAAGTTCTGCCGCAGCCTGCCTCAGACTCCCTGGGTGATCgatggagagaggaggatggagtCCTCAGTGGAGGAGCTGATTGCAGCGCCCATCCTGTCGGCCTTCAGAGCCAGTG GTTTTAATTTCTCGTCCTCTGGCAGAGAGGACGTGGATGTCCGGACTCTTGGAAACG GTCGCCCATTTGCAACGGAGCTGCTGAATCCTCACAAATCCAGATTCAGCAGAGTGGAGATGAAGCAGCTACAGGAG ACCATTAACAAATCTTCAGACAAAATCCGAGTGAGAGACCTGCAGATTGTTACCAG AGAGGCCATGAGTCGGATGAAGGAGGGCGAGGAGGAGAAGACCAAGTCCTACACGGCGCTGGTCTGGACCCAGAAACCCATTCAGAGAGAAGACATTGTCTTCATTGATGACATCAAg GATCTAACTCTGGATCAGAAGACTCCTCTCAGGGTTTTGCACCGCCGTGCGCTTGCCGTCCGACAGCGAGTCATCCACAGCATGAACGCCCGATTCCTGGACTCTCATCACTTCTACCTGGGATTGAAGACACAGGCCGGGAC TTATATCAAAGAGTTTGTCCATGGAGACTTTGGCCGCACTAAACCCAACCTGTGCCAGCTGCTGAAGACGGACACAGACATCCTGGAGCTGGACGTGGAG TCTGTGGATGTGGACTGGCCTCCCGCCATACCAGAGTGA